Below is a genomic region from Salmo trutta chromosome 19, fSalTru1.1, whole genome shotgun sequence.
TCTCATATGTTTCTAAAGGCCCTTGGATTCCATCAGTTTTATTTTCCTGTTGTAGTCTTTCATTTTCACTAGCAAATGTTTCACAAAGACAATACATGCAGACATGGTGAAGCCCTGCCGTTGAATACTACAGTATAACAAAAAGCCAGATTCCCTCTAGCATCATTTACCTGAGTTATCACTCCATTGGCTCTCTGGACTGTGGTTAGACTCTGCAGTGTTGTATGACTCTACTGTAGCTTCTTCATTGCTCAGGAACCCCTTGCTGTTTACACTGCCTGGCAGCTCCAATTGCTCCCAATGCTGTGCAATCTGAAAGAGCAAAACACAGGGGATGAGCCTGGTCGAATTTTTGCTTGGTTTAACTGTGTTAGAATTTTTGGATTTCAATGTAGAATATCTGGTAAACATGGGTATTCCTGATAATGAAAAAAGCACACTGAACAAGAGACAAACTTACCTCAATAAGTGTTTCTTCGTTCAAATCTTCATAGTCTGTAAAGTTGAAGGAAAATTGACATGAGCATTACGCAAACCTCAATTACATTTGCAGcccacattcacacacagagTTGAATCAAACCCAAGCATCAAGCAAGCTTAATCTTACCTGTGGAGTGATCCGGTGACACTTGGAAAGACGAGTAGTAGTTGATGCTGTCTGGTCCTATTTCCACAGAGGTGATAAAGTCTGGAACATCAGGGTCATTGACAGAGCCGTCAAGATATGACGCTGCTGTGATGGTCTCACCTAGGTTGTCTGAGCTGTCGACTTTGTTCTCCTGTATCTTTCTGTCCTCCTgcaggtgtgtgttggtgttgcGATCCTCGAGGCAATGGGTTGCGCTGTAGTCCATTTCCTCTGTCTTGATCTTTAACCCCTAGAGGAGAAAACAGCAAAACATTAAATAAGATTGAAATATTGATCTCTGTTGTCACTGGTCTGGATACAGCCAGCTAAATATACATGCACCGCTCTTTATTCAGCAGAGGGAAAACAGTACTACAAGTGATGATAAAGGGATTCTAAAGATTTGTTGCAGTTAAAAAGTAATATAACCTTGTCATTTTTCTTTGCATCCTTTGCTTTTGACCTCTTGTTATTTGGCTTTGTGCTGACGTTCAGCATTTTGTAAACGCGCACCGCTCCAGACCCTCTGTTGATGCTTTTGTCTTTCACCTCCTTGATGTCAGGAAGGGAGTTCATTGCGCAGCGGAAATTAGCCTTCCATGTCttagggtctggtgtagtctcGCCTTGTATGAATTTCCCTGCATCAACAGACAAGTTATATCATTGTTATTACGATGCAGAAAGTAGATTGAAAAGGTGCTGAAGTGCATATTGTTCATCTAGCAAAAATCCATTATTATAAGAGGGGCTATTCCACACTAGGTAGTCTAGGTATGTGTAATTTGCTCACCTGTGTGCATGGCCCATTGCTTGAATAGACAGGCATCCTTGTTCAGGTCCCATCCATGACGTGCAGCATGCTTCCATGGGATGGAGAATATCTTCTTGTCCTGGACAAAACCACAAAGAAATGGGTTTCAAATTAGCGCCTCCTATCTCTCACCCCAGCGTCTCCTGTACATGCTTAGttgttatttctttttttctttaacctttatttaactaggcaagtcagttaagaacaaattcttatttccaatgacgagTAGTCCTGTTCATGGGTAATAGTACTAAATATGTTTTGTGTTGGCAATGCCTCGACTGAGCTCTCTTCATACAATGACAGTGTCTTTGTAGATAAAAAAAATCATTAGATGAGTTTGACGAGCAGGAAAGTCTTactttgtccacccacaccaaaCCACTGATGGAGTTGGACTCAATCTTATCCTCCAGCCAAGGCCTCATTCTCATCCTAGACACAGGCATGGTTCCTGGGAGATCAAGGAGAAGAGATAAACTTAGTTTTAGGCACATGGCATTTGGGGTAGATGTACAGGCATGTCACTCCCACCCACTACCCTGCTCAGTTAGTGCAAATGTTTAGTGCACATAGTAAAGTTCATGACCAGGAAGTGTGATGTAGCTACTATGACAATTGCCAACAACTGCCAAATTACTGGAAATATGTGCAAATCAGTGAAAGAGAGCAGTACTACTAGTATGTCTATCATGTGCATTTTAGGACTACACTGAAATTATTTTAAAGTGTTCTAATTATCTTATTCAAGCAGATGCACGGTTATActatacagtggtgtaaagtacttgagtaaaaatactttaaagtagtacTTAAGTAGTTATTTTGGTGTATCTTtactatttttatatatatatttttacttcactacatctctatagaaaataatgtactttttactccatacattttctctgtttACATTTTGATCACTTAGCAGCACAGGAAaatgtctctgatctggcagactcactaaacacgttTGTAAATGATGCGAATGAGTGTTGGAGTGGCtattcataaataaataaaaaacaatctaatggtgccatctggtttgcttaatataaggaatatgacatgatttatacttgtacttttgatacttaagtatatttaaaaccaaatacttttgggcttttactcaagtagtattttattgggtaACTCTTTACTtgggtcattttctattaaggtatctttacttttagtcaagtatgacaattgggtactttttccgcCACTGCTGCTATATCGCTATTTATGTTGCATTCGAGGTTAAAGAGAGCGGGGTTCAATAGCTCTTGAAAAGAACGAACAGACGTATTCACCCACGCACACTTTAATCGTGCATTGAACAAGCGCATGCATATTTTGAACAATGCATTACAGTGCCTCTAAATTACAATGTTGCAACCCTTGACCCACTAAAACTTGCAACTTTACATTTTAACTATAACTCTTGAAATGTCATAAATATACTACTGCAAAGCTGCATTAATTATAACTGCATTGTTCCATGTCTCGTTAAATTCACAAATGAGCGCACCGCGCACACCACTTAGCTTCTAGCCTCGTGTCAAGGGTAAATAAGATCTGTCAATATTTGGGATATATGTGCCCAATGACAAAACGCACGCTACTGCACACATGGAAAAACAAATCCCAGTCAATTGAATAGAAAATAGCATATACTATAAATTACAAGTATATCTGCTATAAATATGTACAAAGAGCACTAGCACAAACACAACGTTTCCACGTAGCCCAGTGCATGcaataatacaataaaatcacTTACAGCTACAATATGATGTCGCTTAATCCCGGTAATTTGTAATTGAGCCTAAAAGCAGGTATTTCCTTTTGATTGGATGGAGTGTGAAGTTATTCCTCTGATTCCTTGTATAGTTAATATCCACTCAGGTCTTCATTTACAGTGTGACAATCTGCTGAAGGAAACTGTTTTTTATATAAAGTGGGTGGGTTTTCCCCAATATAGTATCATACACACTCTTCATTGGTGGCGGGGACAGTTTTGGCAGCAGTCCGCATCTGCGCTGAGGCAGAACTGCACATACAGGCGCGCTCAAACTTCAGGCAACATGATTTCCGAGAAATCATGCTGTTGTGAGAGATAAGGTGTGACGAGGAAGTCTTGAGTATAGCCAATAAACGAATATACTGCAGGATCCTACATGTAGCAGTATCATGATGTATCATTTTACAATATCTTGGCTCATTCCACATGTATTCCCGCCGATTATCCTAAATAAGTACACATAATTAGAGAATAAGATTGCACTATTTTATAGCATAAGTAAACCAAATGCAGAGGGTGAGTGGCCTATGCATTTTCAGTTATTGTTGCAATTATGTCCCGCAAAGCATCAAACAGACAAAATCCAGGCAAACCCTTCAGAATAAATTGTAGTCGAGTCGCGCTTTTCCGGGAAATGGTGTAGTTATTAAAATCAACGTCAGGGGCAGTATTGACTCTGCAGTTGATACAGAGTTGTGTCACAGACTCCAGTTCAGACTTCATGTAAATCACTGCTGACAGTGCGTTTCTTGTTTACGTAAGATAAACAAACAGGGGTGGACTGGCCACTCGTTAGcaaggcccacccaatcagatttaGAAAAAATTAATTCAGATGTATTTGCAAATAAAAAAATTACGCTCTTTACTTGTCAGTGTTCCAAACGGGATAGtattcgtctttttacctaaacatgcAAACACCATCAGATAGAATTCATAGCAAGCAGTGCACTGGGTTAGTCAGATTTGATGAAATATAACAGATTACCTTGAATGACATTCACTATCACAGGATGGTTTTGACAAAAGTAACTAACTGAAAGCCACCTCAACAAGCCACAAATATGACTGCAGTGAGGCATATGCCACTGACTGTTTCATTTGTTAATTTAGCAAACAAGATGTATCATAATCCAGTGCCATTTTCACAGTCAACACACCTACATTTTAGCTTTATTTAGCTTTAAAATGCTAAatgttctctcagcctcatggcaaaatgtgtagaataacaTGAGATTTGCTGTAAAACTGCATATTTTTCTCTGccccatgtcaaaatgtgtaaaattgcaggaagTTAGCTTCTTTGAGGGGACCACagtattttagctagctaatattagcattgctagctatttttgatGAACTTCGCTAATAACAGTAACAGAAATATTTACATCTCTCATCAATTTGGCTACATCATAATATGGCAAAGATGTTTCCGACAAATGAttgcctactttagcaatgtcatcggATTTCCATGCCACTCTAAGTTAGTGTAACTTAGACAAAACAAATATCCGATaacatacacgtggtctgcggttgtgaggctggttcgacatactgccaaattgtctagtattttgttttttggggTTTTATTTCttaacaagcatttcgctacacccacaataacatctgctaaacatgtgtatgtgaccaataaaagtaatttgatttgaacagctctggtggacattcctgcagtcagcatgccaattgcagacTCCATCAAAACTTGCCGTTGTGTGATAAAACggccattttagagtggccttttattgtccccagtagggatgtccaccagagctgttgccagagaatgtaatgttaatttctctaccataggtgcacctgtgtaataaccatgctgtttatattttttttactttttacctgtttttctcctcaattttgtgatatcaattggtagttacagtcttgtcccatagctacaacagggatgtaaacacatttgtacacaacatttgagagaaataaataagctttttgtgtgtatggaacatttctgggatcttttatttcagctcatgaaacatgggaccaactctttacatattgtgtttatatttttgttcagtgtatattccacactatgaggttggaatgatactgtgaaattgtgaaaattatgataatgcccatttagtgtaagagctgtttgaaaagaccgcctgacatttcagcctgttttgtgggatggagttttggcctaccTAGTGACATCAtcaggcagtaaattagttaaaagacaaataagaaagagttccaaacccctTTGCCAATAACTccttttcagttttccccttaccacttagaccactcccagacagtccttgcaaaattcttgtttgagaatttgctctttgctaagaagttatttttgttagatgttctttaccattcggcctttggcaaaaggctcggcacacgcatactcaggcagactggctctcgttcaggcaaatgagaaataagtgcgctcaggctatccggaaggccaacgttagttactttaaggagcagttctctctctgtgggtcaaAACCCAAGAAGTTCtagaaaacggttaaagacctggagaatatgCTCTTTAATCatcacttcattaagtcaggatttgtacttgactcagccatgcctcattgcctgtccaacatttcctcatcttccacccttctaatgcgactagccccgatgctcctccctatttttcccctgccccgctacaaagtttctccctgcaggcagtcactgagtcgaggtgctaaaggagctacCTAAACTTGACCCCTAAAAAACATCTGAGACAGTTATAGTCCAATTTgcattttgccctgtttatcaaaagtgttgggaaAACTGACTGGCTTtgttgatgtctatagtattctctctggtatgaaatctggtttccgctcaggttatgggtctgtcactgcaaccttaaaggtgatgtcaccattgcccttgattctaagcaatgtgttaaatgctctactaCAACAGATTTCTTAActtccaacaagctttctctgcccttaaccttgttctgaacacctccaaaacaaaagtaatgtggtttggtaagaagaatgcccctctccccacaggagtgattactacctctgagggtttagagcttaaggtagtcacctcatacaagtacttgggagtatggctagacggtatagtgttcttctctcagcacatatcaaagctgcaggctacggttaaatctagacttggtttcctctatcttaatcgctcctctttcaccacagctgccaaactaaccctgattcagatgaccatcctacccatgctagactaCAGAGACgcaatttatagatcagcaggtaagggtgctctcgagcatctagatgttctttaccatttggccatcagatttgccatcaatgctccttataggacacatcactgcactctatactcctctgtaaactggtcatctctataTACCCgccgcaagacccactggttgacgcTATTTATAAAACCCTCCTAGTCCTCACTcacccctatctgagatacctgcTGCaggcctcatcctccacatacaacacccaatCTGCCAGtcccattctgttaaaggtcccctgGGTCCCATTCTGTTAAaggcacacacatccctgggtcgctcctcttttcagtttgctgcagctagcaactggaacaaGTTGCAAAAAACtatcaaactggacagttttatctccatctcttcattcaaagacttaatcatggggtggcagcgtagccaagtggttagagcgttggactactaaccgaaaggttgcgagttgaaatccctgagctgacaagggacaaatctgtcgttctgaacaaggcagttaactcctAGGCTTTCACGTAATATATTGTTGTctcttgcctttgtgctgttgtctgtgccaattaatgtttgtaccatgttttgtgctgctgccatgctatgttgtattaggtctctcttgtcgtgatttGTGTTTTGACCTATATTTTTAATCACAGCCCCCGtcctcgcaggaggccttttgccttttggtagacttcattgtaaataagaatttgttcttaactggcttgcctagttaaagaaaggttaaataataattaaatacagttgaagtcagaagtttaaatacatttaaacacagtttttcacaatttctgacattgtcacaacacaactgattggctcgtcacaacaccttgtcacaacacaactgattcggtcaaacgcattaagaaggaaagaaattccacaaattaacttttaacaaggcacacctgttaattgaaatgcattccaggtgactacctcatgaagctggttgagagaatgccaagagtgtgcaatgctgtcatcaatgaagaatctcaaatacaaaatatattttctgggttactacatgattccatatgtgatatttaatagttttgatgtcttcactattattttaaaatgcagaaaatagtaaatataaagaaaaacccttgagtgagtaggtgtgtccaaactttgtactggtactgtgtatatatatatataattatctgAATGTTAAACTGCTGAGGAAAAGGTAGCCTTCATGCCATGCCTTAGAGATGAAGGATCTGAGAATAATACATTTACTTGTAAGAAGTAGTCTGTTTACTAAGAGAAAGTCACACAAATGCACGTCTGAACTCGTTGAATCAACTTTGTtttcacgtcatttcaacccaatTGGATTTGCAAATagtcatcaacataagggaatttcatatttttttcaacaTACACTTACTTAAACTACAATCTCCCataaacccaggtgggaaaaacaactacttaagtatgatctccaattagagataacgatgaccagctgcctctaattggagatcatccccccccaaaaaaacatagaaatacagaaacaagaacatgacaacatagaaaatcttaacgttaaacactttgaaatttgatgtttggaaCAACCTCGAAATTTGAAGTCTGAGAAACATGGATTAATGTCttattctgacgtgagactgtgagagctggtagctTTTAACAGCTTCTCTGCAACAGTTCTCCacctctgtttctgtctacccctcCACCATggccaccccccaccccccagtgATCAGTGAGATAAGAGGGCCTCAAGATGATATAGATAACTTGACATTCTTTATGGCATGgaagatgggggaggaggaggggttagtgTGTGGGGGGATGTTTATATGTGGAACTTTGAAAATCCCATGAACAGAACAAGCAGCTGGGGGAAAAGAGGCATGTTGTTCCTGTGCAGTACAAGTTTCACTCTGTTAACACGTATCTCCATACGTGTGTGTTGTGTCCTCAAACTTCCCTTTCTGCATCTAGGGACATTGCAATCATGCAATGAAATCCCTCTTGTCTGTCAGGTAACTGCTCTGTAAGCAACTCTTGCATGGCCTTCATTGATTCCCCCTTCATGTagtgtgtgcatcccaaattccttatataatgcactactttctaccagagccctatgaacatttgatcaaaagtagtgcactactttctaccagagccctatagacatttgatcaaaagtagtgcactataaaggaaatcgggtaccatttgagatgcaATCAGTATCCATTCACCAGTGTGATCTGGTTGCCTGCCTTTGTTTAGCATGTTTAAAGTGGCCATGTTTGTATTTTCTGCGGCGGGAGGAGAAGAAGTGTGTGGCTGGTGGCACGACAGAACATGACAGATGGGTGGTCCTGACCATGACCCACTTGATACCACAATAGGGCAATTACGCCTCCCTTCCATGGCTCCCTCCCCGGCTCCCTCCCCGGCTCCCTCAGGAGACTTCCTCCAACAAGTTTCTTAGGTTGCTCAAAATGTGTCCTCTCAAAACATACAATGGGTacaatgaatgaatgacattttattttcgtgtcaaatcgccaattggcaacccatcccttatgggatgaattgacacataaacaaacattacaataattcccTATGGTAATTAAATGATAATTATTCTTCCAGCATTCTCTGCATTGTGCATCACATAAAGagtgaaaaaatatatagaattattatttttaaatacatcaatacataatagtatataaggttatccaaacaataattacATCCCTAGAGCAAGTGTAGGCTAGGCCTACTCAAAATGGTGTCGAAATGAACCAGTTCTATAAAAGAGGCTACAGTGCCTTAAAATGTATGGTGTGATATAGTCTATGTATGACAAGCCAAGAAGTAGAAATGTATCTCTGTGTGCGGTCCTATCAAATGGTCACACACATTTGACGTTGCAGCAGCTGTAATCTCATTCCCAGACACTTCAGTCCAAATGCACGAAGAGTGTCAGACCAACGCGTCCAATTTGGCTTTCGTTAGCAGAGAGCCGGGAGAAACTCCAGGTGCGGCATTGGTTTAATCGACTTAATCTGCCAAACAATCATCTCCCACAAGCTCTTCCCCCTAACCCTCCTCCATGCACTAATGACGCGTTCATGTGCAAGTCGaaactaggaaactctgaaattTTAGACTTGCTACGTTCAACCAGTTAGCAGGTCGGAAATGTAGGAGTTActtagttccgactagcacgtgaacgcCCTAGCACACAACA
It encodes:
- the irf1b gene encoding interferon regulatory factor 1b, with the protein product MPVSRMRMRPWLEDKIESNSISGLVWVDKDKKIFSIPWKHAARHGWDLNKDACLFKQWAMHTGKFIQGETTPDPKTWKANFRCAMNSLPDIKEVKDKSINRGSGAVRVYKMLNVSTKPNNKRSKAKDAKKNDKGLKIKTEEMDYSATHCLEDRNTNTHLQEDRKIQENKVDSSDNLGETITAASYLDGSVNDPDVPDFITSVEIGPDSINYYSSFQVSPDHSTDYEDLNEETLIEIAQHWEQLELPGSVNSKGFLSNEEATVESYNTAESNHSPESQWSDNSGSEIQLRLYTELSPGLPMAEDLVSYTDHWALNNTLNNSTTSYLQQISCPL